One window of Syngnathus acus chromosome 16, fSynAcu1.2, whole genome shotgun sequence genomic DNA carries:
- the LOC119136365 gene encoding sodium bicarbonate cotransporter 3-like isoform X5 — translation MSQDASEQMRPLLTSAEEAVLDRGNTSSTLFTNFEAEELESHRELYVGIHVPLGRRRHRHRGHRHERRRQVRPHEDVCESPSYDTPSQRVQFILGTEDDDEEHVPHQLFTELDELALRNGEVVEWKETARWLKFEEDVEDGGERWSKPYVATLSLHSLFELRSCIMNGAVILDMRANGIEEIADMVIDTMLASGQLEDHVQDKVREAILKRHHHQNEKRLSKRIPLVRSLADIGKKYSDPHLLEHNGLLASPQSAPGNLNAAEGVGGDFNAGSRENSAVDFSKVDMNFMRKIPADAEASNVLVGEVDFLEKPIIAFVRLSPAVLLSGLTQVPVPTRFLFLLLGPFGKGPKYHEVGRSMATLMTDEIFHNVAYKAKDRKDLLAGLDEFLDQVTVLPPGEWDPSIRIEPPKNIPSQEKRKTPSASNGSVHTSGIIKEAEHDVGPELQRTGRLFGGLVADVKRKAPFLLSDLTDGLSLQCLASVLFLYCACMSPVITFGGLLGEATQGNISAIESLFGASLTGVTYSLFAGQPLTILGSTGPVLVFEKILFKFCCDYGLSYLSLRTSIGLWTAFLCLLLVATDASSLVCYITRFTEEAFAALICFIFIYEALEKLLHLGHIYPVNTANHLDNLTFYTCECSQPANASTETHQIWRNRGYNSSASIPWEQLSVKRCQSLRGEFTGSACARDGPFVPDVLFWSVILFFTTFLLSTFLKDFKNKRFFPTKVRSTISDFAVFLTIMLMVLMDYLVGIPSPKLSVPDRFQPTSDNRGWLISPLGPNPWWTLLAAAIPALLCTILIFMDQQITAVIVNRKENKLTKGCGYHLDLLVVSLMIAVCSIMGLPWFVAATVLSITHVNSLKLESTCAAPGEQPKFLGVREQRVTGLMIFLLMGCSVFMTSVLKFIPMPVLYGVFLYMGVSSLKDIQLFDRIQLFAMAAKHQPELIYLRYVPLRKVHAFTGVQLSCLIALWLIKTSAAAVVFPVMVLALVFIRKLLDFGFSKRELTWLDDLIPESKKKDDDKKKKREKEETNLQGAVDNSAFDDDAIVVKIPVKSVKPWSDPSEVNISREMDKSGFCKSRSMTADANKALKPISSQEPVPSVSVASEEDQRVADVETAL, via the exons atgtcacaagACGCGAGCGAGCAGATGAGACCGCTGCTAACATCG GCGGAGGAAGCAGTGCTGGACCGAGGGAACACAAGCTCCACCCTTTTCACCAACTTTGAGGCGGAGGAGCTGGAGA GTCACAGGGAGCTGTACGTCGGCATTCACGTCCCTTTGGGCCGACGGCGCCACCGCCACCGGGGACACCGACACGAGCGGCGGAGGCAGGTTCGCCCGCATGAAGATGTCTGCGAGTCGCCTTCTTACG ACACACCGTCACAGCGGGTACAGTTCATCTTAGGCacggaggacgacgacgaggaACATGTCCCGCATCAACTCTTCACCGAGCTGGACGAGCTTGCTCTCAGGAACGGAGAAGTCGTGGAGTGGAAGGAGACGGCAAG gTGGTTGAAGTTTGAGGAGGATGTGGAGGACGGCGGCGAGCGTTGGAGTAAACCTTACGTGGCCACCCTGTCCCTGCACAGCCTGTTTGAGTTGCGCTCGTGTATCATGAACGGCGCCGTGATACTCGACATGCGCGCCAACGGGATTGAGGAGATCGCAG ACATGGTGATTGACACCATGCTGGCGTCCGGTCAGCTGGAAGATCACGTCCAAGACAAGGTGAGGGAAGCCATCTTAAAGCGCCACCACCATCAGAACGAGAAGAGGCTGAGCAAGCGCATCCCGCTGGTGCGATCCCTCGCTGACATAGGCAAGAAATATTCGGACCCTCATCTGCTGGAACACAATG GTCTTCTAGCGTCCCCTCAGTCGGCTCCTGGGAACCTGAACGCCGCCGAGGGGGTGGGAGGTGACTTCAACGCCGGTAGTCGTGAAAACAGCGCGGTGGACTTCAGCAAG GTGGACATGAACTTCATGAGAAAGATTCCAGCAGATGCAGAAGCCTCCAACGTGCTGGTGGGCGAAGTGGACTTCCTGGAGAAGCCCATCATTGCCTTCGTTCGCCTGTCTCCCGCCGTGCTCCTCTCTGGACTCACCCAGGTGCCCGTGCCCACCAG gttcctcttcctcctgctcGGTCCGTTCGGAAAAGGTCCGAAGTACCACGAGGTGGGGCGTTCCATGGCCACGCTGATGACGGACGAG ATCTTCCACAACGTGGCCTACAAGGCCAAGGATCGCAAAGATCTCCTGGCAGGACTGGATGAGTTCCTGGATCAAGTGACCGTGCTCCCGCCGGGCGAGTGGGACCCCAGCATTCGCATCGAACCGCCCAAGAACATCCCCTCTCAG GAGAAGCGGAAGACTCCCTCTGCCTCGAATGGCTCCGTCCACACCTCGGGCATCATCAAGGAGGCGGAGCACGACGTTGGCCcagagctccagagaacgggaAG GTTATTTGGAGGTCTGGTCGCGGACGTTAAGAGAAAGGCACCTTTTCTGCTCAGTGACCTGACAGATGGCCTCAGCCTGCAGTGTTTGGCGTCCGTCCTCTTCCTCTACTGTGCCTGCATGTCTCCCGTCATCACATTCGGAGGCCTGCTCGGAGAAGCCACCCAAGGAAACATT AGCGCCATTGAATCTCTGTTTGGAGCGTCCCTGACGGGCGTGACCTACTCTTTGTTTGCGGGTCAACCTCTCACCATTCTGGGCAGCACAGGGCCCGTTCTGGTCTTTGAGAAAATCCTCTTCAAGTTCTGCTG TGACTACGGCCTGAGCTACTTGTCCCTGCGGACCAGCATCGGACTCTGGACCGCCTTCCTGTGCCTGCTGCTGGTGGCCACCGACGCCAGCTCCTTAGTCTGCTACATCACGCGCTTCACCGAGGAGGCCTTTGCCGCCCTCATCTGCTTCATCTTCATCTACGAAGCCCTGGAGAAGCTTCTGCACCTGGGGCACATCTACCCGGTCAACACTGCCAACCATCTGGACAACCTGACCTTCTACAC GTGCGAATGTTCTCAACCCGCCAACGCCTCGACCGAAACGCATCAGATTTGGAGGAACCGGGGCTACAACTCGTCGGCGAGCATCCCGTGGGAGCAGCTGAGTGTGAAG CGCTGTCAGAGTTTGCGCGGTGAATTCACGGGCTCGGCTTGCGCCCGCGACGGACCCTTCGTCCCCGACGTCCTCTTCTGGTCCGTCATTCTCTTCTTCACAACCTTCTTATTGTCGACATTCCTCAAAGACTTCAAGAACAAGAGATTCTTTCCCACCAAG GTGCGATCCACCATCAGTGACTTTGCCGTCTTCCTGACCATCATGTTAATGGTTCTGATGGATTATCTGGTGGGAATTCCGTCTCCCAAACTCAGTGTCCCGGACCGTTTCCAG CCCACCTCCGATAATCGCGGTTGGCTCATCTCGCCGCTGGGTCCCAACCCCTGGTGGACGCTGCTGGCTGCCGCCATTCCCGCTTTGCTCTGCACCATCCTTATCTTCATGGACCAGCAGATCACCGCTGTCATCGTCAACAGGAAGGAAAACAAGCTGACG AAAGGCTGCGGCTACCATCTGGACCTGCTGGTGGTGTCCCTGATGATAGCCGTGTGCTCCATCATGGGCCTACCGTGGTTCGTGGCGGCCACTGTTCTCTCCATCACGCACGTCAACAGCCTGAAGCTGGAGTCGACCTGCGCGGCCCCGGGCGAGCAGCCCAAGTTCCTGGGCGTCCGGGAACAGCGCGTCACCGGCCTGATGATCTTCCTCCTCATGGGCTGCTCGGTCTTCATGACGTCTGTCCTTAAG TTCATCCCGATGCCCGTCCTGTATGGCGTCTTCCTCTACATGGGCGTGTCCTCGCTCAAAGACATTCAG CTCTTTGACCGCATCCAACTGTTCGCCATGGCGGCTAAGCACCAGCCGGAACTGATCTACCTTCGCTACGTTCCGCTGAGGAAGGTCCACGCCTTCACCGGCGTGCAGCTCTCCTGCCTGATCGCCCTGTGGCTCATCAAaacctccgccgccgccgtcgtcttCCCCGTGATG GTTCTGGCGCTGGTGTTCATCCGGAAGCTTCTGGACTTTGGCTTCAGCAAACGAGAGCTGACTTGGCTGGATGACCTCATACCCGAAAGCAAGAAGAAAGACGatgacaagaagaagaagagggagAAGGAA GAGACTAATTTGCAGGGGGCGGTGGACAACTCTGCGTTCGATGATGACGCAATAGTCGTCAAGATCCCTGTGAAAAGTGTGAAACCATG GTCAGACCCGTCTGAGGTGAACATCTCGCGTGAGATGGATAAAAGTGGCTTCTGTAAATCTCGCTCCATGACGGCGGATGCCAACAAAGCTCTGAAGCCAATCAGCAG TCAGGAGCCTGTGCCCAGCGTGAGCGTGGCGTCTGAAGAGGACCAAAGAGTTGCAGACGTTGAGACGGCACTATGA
- the LOC119136365 gene encoding sodium bicarbonate cotransporter 3-like isoform X6, with protein MSQDASEQMRPLLTSAEEAVLDRGNTSSTLFTNFEAEELESHRELYVGIHVPLGRRRHRHRGHRHERRRQVRPHEDVCESPSYDTPSQRVQFILGTEDDDEEHVPHQLFTELDELALRNGEVVEWKETARWLKFEEDVEDGGERWSKPYVATLSLHSLFELRSCIMNGAVILDMRANGIEEIADMVIDTMLASGQLEDHVQDKVREAILKRHHHQNEKRLSKRIPLVRSLADIGKKYSDPHLLEHNAGLLASPQSAPGNLNAAEGVGGDFNAGSRENSAVDFSKVKDLFAPKKDYNIVTRSRAFQVDMNFMRKIPADAEASNVLVGEVDFLEKPIIAFVRLSPAVLLSGLTQVPVPTRFLFLLLGPFGKGPKYHEVGRSMATLMTDEIFHNVAYKAKDRKDLLAGLDEFLDQVTVLPPGEWDPSIRIEPPKNIPSQEKRKTPSASNGSVHTSGIIKEAEHDVGPELQRTGRLFGGLVADVKRKAPFLLSDLTDGLSLQCLASVLFLYCACMSPVITFGGLLGEATQGNISAIESLFGASLTGVTYSLFAGQPLTILGSTGPVLVFEKILFKFCCDYGLSYLSLRTSIGLWTAFLCLLLVATDASSLVCYITRFTEEAFAALICFIFIYEALEKLLHLGHIYPVNTANHLDNLTFYTCECSQPANASTETHQIWRNRGYNSSASIPWEQLSVKRCQSLRGEFTGSACARDGPFVPDVLFWSVILFFTTFLLSTFLKDFKNKRFFPTKVRSTISDFAVFLTIMLMVLMDYLVGIPSPKLSVPDRFQPTSDNRGWLISPLGPNPWWTLLAAAIPALLCTILIFMDQQITAVIVNRKENKLTAAATIWTCWWCP; from the exons atgtcacaagACGCGAGCGAGCAGATGAGACCGCTGCTAACATCG GCGGAGGAAGCAGTGCTGGACCGAGGGAACACAAGCTCCACCCTTTTCACCAACTTTGAGGCGGAGGAGCTGGAGA GTCACAGGGAGCTGTACGTCGGCATTCACGTCCCTTTGGGCCGACGGCGCCACCGCCACCGGGGACACCGACACGAGCGGCGGAGGCAGGTTCGCCCGCATGAAGATGTCTGCGAGTCGCCTTCTTACG ACACACCGTCACAGCGGGTACAGTTCATCTTAGGCacggaggacgacgacgaggaACATGTCCCGCATCAACTCTTCACCGAGCTGGACGAGCTTGCTCTCAGGAACGGAGAAGTCGTGGAGTGGAAGGAGACGGCAAG gTGGTTGAAGTTTGAGGAGGATGTGGAGGACGGCGGCGAGCGTTGGAGTAAACCTTACGTGGCCACCCTGTCCCTGCACAGCCTGTTTGAGTTGCGCTCGTGTATCATGAACGGCGCCGTGATACTCGACATGCGCGCCAACGGGATTGAGGAGATCGCAG ACATGGTGATTGACACCATGCTGGCGTCCGGTCAGCTGGAAGATCACGTCCAAGACAAGGTGAGGGAAGCCATCTTAAAGCGCCACCACCATCAGAACGAGAAGAGGCTGAGCAAGCGCATCCCGCTGGTGCGATCCCTCGCTGACATAGGCAAGAAATATTCGGACCCTCATCTGCTGGAACACAATG CAGGTCTTCTAGCGTCCCCTCAGTCGGCTCCTGGGAACCTGAACGCCGCCGAGGGGGTGGGAGGTGACTTCAACGCCGGTAGTCGTGAAAACAGCGCGGTGGACTTCAGCAAGGTGAAAGACCTCTTTGCACCAAAAAAGGATTACAATATAGTGACGCGTTCCCGTGCATTTCAGGTGGACATGAACTTCATGAGAAAGATTCCAGCAGATGCAGAAGCCTCCAACGTGCTGGTGGGCGAAGTGGACTTCCTGGAGAAGCCCATCATTGCCTTCGTTCGCCTGTCTCCCGCCGTGCTCCTCTCTGGACTCACCCAGGTGCCCGTGCCCACCAG gttcctcttcctcctgctcGGTCCGTTCGGAAAAGGTCCGAAGTACCACGAGGTGGGGCGTTCCATGGCCACGCTGATGACGGACGAG ATCTTCCACAACGTGGCCTACAAGGCCAAGGATCGCAAAGATCTCCTGGCAGGACTGGATGAGTTCCTGGATCAAGTGACCGTGCTCCCGCCGGGCGAGTGGGACCCCAGCATTCGCATCGAACCGCCCAAGAACATCCCCTCTCAG GAGAAGCGGAAGACTCCCTCTGCCTCGAATGGCTCCGTCCACACCTCGGGCATCATCAAGGAGGCGGAGCACGACGTTGGCCcagagctccagagaacgggaAG GTTATTTGGAGGTCTGGTCGCGGACGTTAAGAGAAAGGCACCTTTTCTGCTCAGTGACCTGACAGATGGCCTCAGCCTGCAGTGTTTGGCGTCCGTCCTCTTCCTCTACTGTGCCTGCATGTCTCCCGTCATCACATTCGGAGGCCTGCTCGGAGAAGCCACCCAAGGAAACATT AGCGCCATTGAATCTCTGTTTGGAGCGTCCCTGACGGGCGTGACCTACTCTTTGTTTGCGGGTCAACCTCTCACCATTCTGGGCAGCACAGGGCCCGTTCTGGTCTTTGAGAAAATCCTCTTCAAGTTCTGCTG TGACTACGGCCTGAGCTACTTGTCCCTGCGGACCAGCATCGGACTCTGGACCGCCTTCCTGTGCCTGCTGCTGGTGGCCACCGACGCCAGCTCCTTAGTCTGCTACATCACGCGCTTCACCGAGGAGGCCTTTGCCGCCCTCATCTGCTTCATCTTCATCTACGAAGCCCTGGAGAAGCTTCTGCACCTGGGGCACATCTACCCGGTCAACACTGCCAACCATCTGGACAACCTGACCTTCTACAC GTGCGAATGTTCTCAACCCGCCAACGCCTCGACCGAAACGCATCAGATTTGGAGGAACCGGGGCTACAACTCGTCGGCGAGCATCCCGTGGGAGCAGCTGAGTGTGAAG CGCTGTCAGAGTTTGCGCGGTGAATTCACGGGCTCGGCTTGCGCCCGCGACGGACCCTTCGTCCCCGACGTCCTCTTCTGGTCCGTCATTCTCTTCTTCACAACCTTCTTATTGTCGACATTCCTCAAAGACTTCAAGAACAAGAGATTCTTTCCCACCAAG GTGCGATCCACCATCAGTGACTTTGCCGTCTTCCTGACCATCATGTTAATGGTTCTGATGGATTATCTGGTGGGAATTCCGTCTCCCAAACTCAGTGTCCCGGACCGTTTCCAG CCCACCTCCGATAATCGCGGTTGGCTCATCTCGCCGCTGGGTCCCAACCCCTGGTGGACGCTGCTGGCTGCCGCCATTCCCGCTTTGCTCTGCACCATCCTTATCTTCATGGACCAGCAGATCACCGCTGTCATCGTCAACAGGAAGGAAAACAAGCTGACG GCTGCGGCTACCATCTGGACCTGCTGGTGGTGTCCCTGA
- the LOC119136365 gene encoding sodium bicarbonate cotransporter 3-like isoform X1, with translation MSQDASEQMRPLLTSAEEAVLDRGNTSSTLFTNFEAEELESHRELYVGIHVPLGRRRHRHRGHRHERRRQVRPHEDVCESPSYDTPSQRVQFILGTEDDDEEHVPHQLFTELDELALRNGEVVEWKETARWLKFEEDVEDGGERWSKPYVATLSLHSLFELRSCIMNGAVILDMRANGIEEIADMVIDTMLASGQLEDHVQDKVREAILKRHHHQNEKRLSKRIPLVRSLADIGKKYSDPHLLEHNAGLLASPQSAPGNLNAAEGVGGDFNAGSRENSAVDFSKVKDLFAPKKDYNIVTRSRAFQVDMNFMRKIPADAEASNVLVGEVDFLEKPIIAFVRLSPAVLLSGLTQVPVPTRFLFLLLGPFGKGPKYHEVGRSMATLMTDEIFHNVAYKAKDRKDLLAGLDEFLDQVTVLPPGEWDPSIRIEPPKNIPSQEKRKTPSASNGSVHTSGIIKEAEHDVGPELQRTGRLFGGLVADVKRKAPFLLSDLTDGLSLQCLASVLFLYCACMSPVITFGGLLGEATQGNISAIESLFGASLTGVTYSLFAGQPLTILGSTGPVLVFEKILFKFCCDYGLSYLSLRTSIGLWTAFLCLLLVATDASSLVCYITRFTEEAFAALICFIFIYEALEKLLHLGHIYPVNTANHLDNLTFYTCECSQPANASTETHQIWRNRGYNSSASIPWEQLSVKRCQSLRGEFTGSACARDGPFVPDVLFWSVILFFTTFLLSTFLKDFKNKRFFPTKVRSTISDFAVFLTIMLMVLMDYLVGIPSPKLSVPDRFQPTSDNRGWLISPLGPNPWWTLLAAAIPALLCTILIFMDQQITAVIVNRKENKLTKGCGYHLDLLVVSLMIAVCSIMGLPWFVAATVLSITHVNSLKLESTCAAPGEQPKFLGVREQRVTGLMIFLLMGCSVFMTSVLKFIPMPVLYGVFLYMGVSSLKDIQLFDRIQLFAMAAKHQPELIYLRYVPLRKVHAFTGVQLSCLIALWLIKTSAAAVVFPVMVLALVFIRKLLDFGFSKRELTWLDDLIPESKKKDDDKKKKREKEETNLQGAVDNSAFDDDAIVVKIPVKSVKPWSDPSEVNISREMDKSGFCKSRSMTADANKALKPISSQEPVPSVSVASEEDQRVADVETAL, from the exons atgtcacaagACGCGAGCGAGCAGATGAGACCGCTGCTAACATCG GCGGAGGAAGCAGTGCTGGACCGAGGGAACACAAGCTCCACCCTTTTCACCAACTTTGAGGCGGAGGAGCTGGAGA GTCACAGGGAGCTGTACGTCGGCATTCACGTCCCTTTGGGCCGACGGCGCCACCGCCACCGGGGACACCGACACGAGCGGCGGAGGCAGGTTCGCCCGCATGAAGATGTCTGCGAGTCGCCTTCTTACG ACACACCGTCACAGCGGGTACAGTTCATCTTAGGCacggaggacgacgacgaggaACATGTCCCGCATCAACTCTTCACCGAGCTGGACGAGCTTGCTCTCAGGAACGGAGAAGTCGTGGAGTGGAAGGAGACGGCAAG gTGGTTGAAGTTTGAGGAGGATGTGGAGGACGGCGGCGAGCGTTGGAGTAAACCTTACGTGGCCACCCTGTCCCTGCACAGCCTGTTTGAGTTGCGCTCGTGTATCATGAACGGCGCCGTGATACTCGACATGCGCGCCAACGGGATTGAGGAGATCGCAG ACATGGTGATTGACACCATGCTGGCGTCCGGTCAGCTGGAAGATCACGTCCAAGACAAGGTGAGGGAAGCCATCTTAAAGCGCCACCACCATCAGAACGAGAAGAGGCTGAGCAAGCGCATCCCGCTGGTGCGATCCCTCGCTGACATAGGCAAGAAATATTCGGACCCTCATCTGCTGGAACACAATG CAGGTCTTCTAGCGTCCCCTCAGTCGGCTCCTGGGAACCTGAACGCCGCCGAGGGGGTGGGAGGTGACTTCAACGCCGGTAGTCGTGAAAACAGCGCGGTGGACTTCAGCAAGGTGAAAGACCTCTTTGCACCAAAAAAGGATTACAATATAGTGACGCGTTCCCGTGCATTTCAGGTGGACATGAACTTCATGAGAAAGATTCCAGCAGATGCAGAAGCCTCCAACGTGCTGGTGGGCGAAGTGGACTTCCTGGAGAAGCCCATCATTGCCTTCGTTCGCCTGTCTCCCGCCGTGCTCCTCTCTGGACTCACCCAGGTGCCCGTGCCCACCAG gttcctcttcctcctgctcGGTCCGTTCGGAAAAGGTCCGAAGTACCACGAGGTGGGGCGTTCCATGGCCACGCTGATGACGGACGAG ATCTTCCACAACGTGGCCTACAAGGCCAAGGATCGCAAAGATCTCCTGGCAGGACTGGATGAGTTCCTGGATCAAGTGACCGTGCTCCCGCCGGGCGAGTGGGACCCCAGCATTCGCATCGAACCGCCCAAGAACATCCCCTCTCAG GAGAAGCGGAAGACTCCCTCTGCCTCGAATGGCTCCGTCCACACCTCGGGCATCATCAAGGAGGCGGAGCACGACGTTGGCCcagagctccagagaacgggaAG GTTATTTGGAGGTCTGGTCGCGGACGTTAAGAGAAAGGCACCTTTTCTGCTCAGTGACCTGACAGATGGCCTCAGCCTGCAGTGTTTGGCGTCCGTCCTCTTCCTCTACTGTGCCTGCATGTCTCCCGTCATCACATTCGGAGGCCTGCTCGGAGAAGCCACCCAAGGAAACATT AGCGCCATTGAATCTCTGTTTGGAGCGTCCCTGACGGGCGTGACCTACTCTTTGTTTGCGGGTCAACCTCTCACCATTCTGGGCAGCACAGGGCCCGTTCTGGTCTTTGAGAAAATCCTCTTCAAGTTCTGCTG TGACTACGGCCTGAGCTACTTGTCCCTGCGGACCAGCATCGGACTCTGGACCGCCTTCCTGTGCCTGCTGCTGGTGGCCACCGACGCCAGCTCCTTAGTCTGCTACATCACGCGCTTCACCGAGGAGGCCTTTGCCGCCCTCATCTGCTTCATCTTCATCTACGAAGCCCTGGAGAAGCTTCTGCACCTGGGGCACATCTACCCGGTCAACACTGCCAACCATCTGGACAACCTGACCTTCTACAC GTGCGAATGTTCTCAACCCGCCAACGCCTCGACCGAAACGCATCAGATTTGGAGGAACCGGGGCTACAACTCGTCGGCGAGCATCCCGTGGGAGCAGCTGAGTGTGAAG CGCTGTCAGAGTTTGCGCGGTGAATTCACGGGCTCGGCTTGCGCCCGCGACGGACCCTTCGTCCCCGACGTCCTCTTCTGGTCCGTCATTCTCTTCTTCACAACCTTCTTATTGTCGACATTCCTCAAAGACTTCAAGAACAAGAGATTCTTTCCCACCAAG GTGCGATCCACCATCAGTGACTTTGCCGTCTTCCTGACCATCATGTTAATGGTTCTGATGGATTATCTGGTGGGAATTCCGTCTCCCAAACTCAGTGTCCCGGACCGTTTCCAG CCCACCTCCGATAATCGCGGTTGGCTCATCTCGCCGCTGGGTCCCAACCCCTGGTGGACGCTGCTGGCTGCCGCCATTCCCGCTTTGCTCTGCACCATCCTTATCTTCATGGACCAGCAGATCACCGCTGTCATCGTCAACAGGAAGGAAAACAAGCTGACG AAAGGCTGCGGCTACCATCTGGACCTGCTGGTGGTGTCCCTGATGATAGCCGTGTGCTCCATCATGGGCCTACCGTGGTTCGTGGCGGCCACTGTTCTCTCCATCACGCACGTCAACAGCCTGAAGCTGGAGTCGACCTGCGCGGCCCCGGGCGAGCAGCCCAAGTTCCTGGGCGTCCGGGAACAGCGCGTCACCGGCCTGATGATCTTCCTCCTCATGGGCTGCTCGGTCTTCATGACGTCTGTCCTTAAG TTCATCCCGATGCCCGTCCTGTATGGCGTCTTCCTCTACATGGGCGTGTCCTCGCTCAAAGACATTCAG CTCTTTGACCGCATCCAACTGTTCGCCATGGCGGCTAAGCACCAGCCGGAACTGATCTACCTTCGCTACGTTCCGCTGAGGAAGGTCCACGCCTTCACCGGCGTGCAGCTCTCCTGCCTGATCGCCCTGTGGCTCATCAAaacctccgccgccgccgtcgtcttCCCCGTGATG GTTCTGGCGCTGGTGTTCATCCGGAAGCTTCTGGACTTTGGCTTCAGCAAACGAGAGCTGACTTGGCTGGATGACCTCATACCCGAAAGCAAGAAGAAAGACGatgacaagaagaagaagagggagAAGGAA GAGACTAATTTGCAGGGGGCGGTGGACAACTCTGCGTTCGATGATGACGCAATAGTCGTCAAGATCCCTGTGAAAAGTGTGAAACCATG GTCAGACCCGTCTGAGGTGAACATCTCGCGTGAGATGGATAAAAGTGGCTTCTGTAAATCTCGCTCCATGACGGCGGATGCCAACAAAGCTCTGAAGCCAATCAGCAG TCAGGAGCCTGTGCCCAGCGTGAGCGTGGCGTCTGAAGAGGACCAAAGAGTTGCAGACGTTGAGACGGCACTATGA